A stretch of Cucumis sativus cultivar 9930 chromosome 2, Cucumber_9930_V3, whole genome shotgun sequence DNA encodes these proteins:
- the LOC101222315 gene encoding uncharacterized protein LOC101222315 encodes MAEGPITVLDGTHLRDIDLTPPFSDSVLTGAHLLDLADSTASSSLFGIPLPETLKSSALNIIGLHDIVAFRRSELTSQRASQILKDYVSAIADILRDDPLLVSILDGNTLRIFLDDEDDFAMLAETLFTDLDTEDKGKIKKSEIKNALVHMGVETGVPPLSEYPLLSDILQKHEVESSTELGQAQYAEVLQAVLQELADALAKKPYVFIQNIKITNGAQVKKLLTDEKQFNDVIEKLWQWQGTHKEENGVTTLQKIRNYFEKEWKELGLPPPTETNEAIVLLYDEIFADIAKEKCDSISDKNQLEKLAKEILEIFVEQLEASPVYYDICGAQMSKVATV; translated from the exons ATGGCAGAAGGTCCAATAACCGTCCTTGACGGCACACACCTTAGAGACATTGACCTTACTCCCCCCTTCTCCGATTCTGTTCTCACCGGAGCTCATCTCCTCGACCTCGCCGATTCCACAGCCTCCTCCTCTCTCTTCGGGATCCCCTTGCCGGAGACTCTCAAATCATCTGCTCTTAATATCATCGGTCTCCACGACATTGTTGCTTTCCGACGATCCGAGCTCACTTCGCAACGTGCCTCTCAGATTCTCAAGGACTATGTGTCTGCGATTGCCGATATTTTACGAG ATGATCCTCTTTTAGTATCAATTTTGGATGGGAACACTTTGCGCATTTTCttagatgatgaagatgatttTGCAATGCTAGCCGAGACTCTCTTCACTGATTTAGATACAGAAGATAAAGGAAAGATCAAGAAGAGTGAGATCAAAAATGCTCTTGTCCACATGGGGGTGGAAACGGGCGTACCGCCCCTCTCAg AATATCCTTTGCTGAGTGACATTTTGCAAAAACATGAAGTGGAGAGTAGCACTGAATTGGGTCAAGCTCAATATGCAGAAGTGCTTCAGGCTGTCCTTCAAGAATTGGCAGATGCTCTAGCAAAAAAGCCTTatgttttcattcaaaatatcAAGATCACTAATGGAGCTCAGGTTAAAAAG CTTTTAACCGACGAGAAGCAATTCAACGATGTCATAGAGAAGCTCTGGCAGTGGCAAGGAACCCATAAAGAAGAGAATGGGGTAACAACTTTGCAAAAAATCAGGAATTACTTCgaaaaagaatggaaggaACTGGGCTTACCACCACCTACAGAAACCAATGAAGCCATTGTTCTTCTCTATGATGAAATATTTGCTGATATAGCGAAAGAGAAATGTGATTCAATATCTGACAAAAACCAACTTGAAAAACTTGCAAAGGAGATTTTGGAGATATTTGTGGAGCAGCTTGAAGCAAGTCCTGTGTATTATGATATTTGTGGAGCACAAATGAGCAAGGTGGCGACCGTGTAA
- the LOC101222554 gene encoding GDP-mannose 3,5-epimerase 1 has product MGSAGETTYGSYTYQELEREAYWPSEKLRISITGAGGFIASHIARRLKSEGHYIIASDWKKNEHMTEDMFCHEFHLVDLRVMDNCMKVTENVDHVFNLAADMGGMGFIQSNHSVIMYNNTMISFNMLEAARINGVKRFFYASSACIYPEFKQLETNVSLKESDAWPAEPQDAYGLEKLATEELCKHYTKDFGIECRIGRFHNIYGPFGTWKGGREKAPAAFCRKALTSVDKFEMWGDGLQTRSFTFIDECVEGVLRLTKSDFREPVNIGSDEMVSMNEMAEIVLSFDDKKLPIHHIPGPEGVRGRNSDNTLIKEKLGWAPTMKLKDGLRITYMWIKEQIEKEKSKGIDLTVYGSSKVVGTQAPVQLGSLRAADGKE; this is encoded by the exons ATGGGGAGCGCAGGGGAAACCACTTATGGGTCGTACACTTATCAGGAGCTTGAAAGAGAGGCTTATTGGCCATCGGAGAAACTGAGAATCTCCATCACTGGAGCTGGTGGGTTTATTGCTTCTCACATTGCCAGGCGTTTGAAGAGCGAAGGGCACTACATCATTGCTTCTGACTGGAAGAAGAATGAACACATGACAGAGGATATGTTTTGCcatgaatttcatcttgttgATCTCAGAGTGATGGATAATTGTATGAAGGTGACTGAGAATGTTGACCATGTCTTCAATCTGGCTGCTGATATGGGTGGTATGGGCTTCATCCAGTCCAACCACTCAGTTATTATGTATAACAACACCATGATCAGCTTCAATATGCTTGAAGCTGCAAGAATCAATGGGGTTAAGAG GTTTTTCTATGCTTCTAGTGCTTGCATCTATCCTGAATTTAAGCAATTGGAAACTAACGTGAGCTTGAAGGAGTCAGATGCCTGGCCTGCTGAG CCTCAAGATGCCTACGGTCTGGAGAAGCTTGCTACAGAGGAGTTGTGCAAACATTATACTAAGGATTTTGGTATTGAGTGCCGAATTGGGAGGTTCCATAACATTTATGGCCCATTTGGAACATGGAAAG GTGGAAGGGAAAAGGCTCCTGCTGCATTTTGCAGAAAGGCCCTCACTTCTGTAGACAAGTTTGAGATGTGGGGAGATGGTCTTCAGACAAGATCTTTCACTTTCATTGATGAATGTGTAGAAGGTGTCCTGAG ATTGACTAAGTCAGACTTCCGTGAGCCAGTGAATATTGGAAGCGATGAGATGGTTAGCATGAATGAAATGGCAGAAATCGTGCTTAGCTTCGACGACAAAAAACTTCCAATTCATCACATCCCTGGTCCCGAGGGTGTCCGTGGTCGTAACTCAGACAACACACTCATTAAAGAGAAACTTGGGTGGGCTCCCACGATGAagttgaag GATGGATTGAGAATTACCTACATGTGGATCAAGGAGCAGATTGAAAAAGAGAAGTCTAAAGGCATTGACCTGACAGTTTATGGATCATCAAAGGTTGTTGGTACCCAAGCTCCGGTTCAACTCGGGTCACTCCGTGCCGCTGATGGTAAAGAGTAA
- the LOC101218766 gene encoding calmodulin-like protein 8, giving the protein MSEEQIISEFQEAFCLLDKDGDGCITINELATAIRSLHHNPTEEELQIMMNEVDVNGNGYIEFGEFFNLMAKKMKENEAEDELREAFKVFDMDDDGKISPNELKNVMIHMVEKLTDEEIEQMVNEADLDGDGLIDYEEFVKMMLLI; this is encoded by the exons ATGTCTGAAGAGCAAATAATTTCAGAATTTCAAGAAGCCTTTTGTCTACTTGACAAAGATGGTGATG GATGTATAACAATCAATGAATTAGCCACAGCTATTAGATCATTACATCACAACCCTACTGAAGAAGAATTGCAGATAATGATGAATGAAGTTGATGTTAATGGCAATGGATATATTGAATTTGGGGAGTTCTTCAATCTCATGGCAAAAAAGATGAAG gAAAATGAAGCAGAAGATGAACTAAGAGAAGCTTTCAAAGTATTTGACATGGATGATGATGGAAAAATATCACCAAATGAG CTGAAGAATGTAATGATCCACATGGTAGAGAAATTAACAGATGAAGAAATAGAGCAAATGGTCAATGAAGCTGATTTAGATGGAGATGGACTTATTGACTATGAAGAATTTGTTAAAATGATGCTTCTTATCTGA